A genomic stretch from Deltaproteobacteria bacterium includes:
- a CDS encoding toll/interleukin-1 receptor domain-containing protein has protein sequence MRGQEQERPKFQLPGKLETLKAILSDYYGRKGRMLLQKILVNSTHSVEEEYDYDGWDGGQSGHLVRMAIPSEIYFETLDSKASIEEELEKGFNKIDNTPHEHVAKVQLELRAGPEFKNWKERSGVLVEETSALPVSDEDINKIWISGHLRAFISHEAKHKEKATQFKDALLPCGISSFVAHEDIEVTKPWQDEIERALKTMHVMILLVTESFGSSFWTNQEIGFALGRGVLIIPVRTGADPVGFVSKYQALAGKGQKPADISRKIVSVMLKQKAIGEALIDSMINCFEKSPSYTQANSSMDFLELLETLSSEQISRLESAPKNNPNVETAYSVRNRLPNLLQRLKQGK, from the coding sequence GTGAGGGGACAGGAGCAGGAACGACCGAAATTCCAGCTCCCAGGAAAGCTGGAAACGCTCAAGGCGATCTTATCGGACTATTATGGGCGTAAGGGACGTATGCTGCTCCAAAAGATTCTGGTAAACTCCACTCACTCGGTTGAAGAGGAATACGACTATGATGGCTGGGATGGGGGACAATCCGGGCATCTTGTGCGCATGGCTATTCCCTCAGAAATATATTTCGAAACTCTCGATTCAAAAGCTTCGATTGAAGAAGAGCTAGAAAAGGGCTTCAATAAAATTGACAACACGCCGCATGAGCATGTTGCAAAAGTGCAATTAGAGCTTCGGGCGGGGCCGGAATTTAAAAACTGGAAAGAGCGTTCGGGAGTTCTTGTTGAAGAAACCTCCGCTCTTCCGGTGTCCGACGAAGACATAAATAAAATATGGATTTCAGGGCACCTACGGGCATTTATCAGCCACGAAGCGAAGCACAAAGAGAAGGCCACTCAGTTTAAAGATGCGTTATTGCCATGCGGAATTTCGAGTTTCGTCGCGCATGAGGATATAGAAGTCACCAAGCCTTGGCAGGATGAAATTGAGCGTGCATTGAAAACAATGCATGTGATGATTCTCCTGGTCACGGAAAGTTTTGGAAGTAGCTTCTGGACGAATCAGGAAATTGGATTCGCTCTGGGCCGTGGAGTGCTGATCATACCAGTGAGAACTGGTGCAGACCCTGTTGGGTTTGTTAGCAAATATCAGGCATTGGCTGGGAAAGGCCAAAAGCCAGCTGATATATCGAGAAAAATTGTTTCGGTAATGCTTAAACAAAAGGCGATTGGTGAGGCGCTAATTGATTCCATGATCAATTGCTTTGAAAAGTCTCCATCCTATACCCAAGCAAATTCGTCGATGGATTTTCTGGAGTTATTAGAGACGCTGTCTTCGGAGCAGATATCTCGCTTGGAGTCGGCTCCGAAAAACAACCCTAACGTTGAAACTGCCTATAGTGTTAGGAATCGGCTGCCAAATCTTCTCCAGCGATTGAAGCAAGGTAAATGA
- a CDS encoding restriction endonuclease has product MNLLISTIPLLNKAKKDVFLFFKGAGVSDALVVGPFQQWEREPKSINKFDIVRQILTALNQKGEVCLRERREVLKRVVEFENFSVCWDEDRLKARGLVTEVRELVNVKDSFTRIDIERERERKLRLDQEQVKKEAIRRRALAIETSKNDLFRIFAISNPQERGKALEPALNALFKAFDIGIRDAFTVVGGSGEGVVEQIDGVIDLDGHVYFVEMKWWNTPLGVPQISEHLVRVYHRAEGRALIISASDFTEPAISTCRDALQQKVIVLCTLEEIVLALNKGSDFKNVLREKIRSAIIDKNPYSRIVT; this is encoded by the coding sequence ATGAATCTGCTTATCAGCACGATCCCGCTTTTAAACAAAGCCAAAAAGGACGTTTTCCTCTTCTTCAAGGGTGCTGGTGTTTCGGACGCACTCGTTGTTGGTCCGTTCCAACAGTGGGAGCGCGAGCCCAAAAGCATAAATAAATTCGATATTGTCCGTCAGATTCTGACCGCCCTCAACCAAAAGGGGGAAGTTTGCCTAAGAGAGCGTAGGGAGGTTCTTAAGCGCGTAGTGGAGTTCGAAAACTTCTCGGTCTGCTGGGACGAAGATCGGCTCAAGGCTCGTGGGCTGGTCACGGAGGTACGTGAATTAGTTAACGTCAAAGATAGCTTCACGAGGATAGATATTGAACGAGAACGCGAGAGAAAACTGCGTCTCGATCAAGAACAGGTGAAGAAGGAAGCTATCCGCCGACGAGCGCTAGCAATTGAGACCTCAAAAAACGACCTCTTCCGAATCTTCGCGATAAGTAATCCGCAAGAACGGGGCAAAGCTCTTGAGCCAGCTCTAAATGCGTTATTCAAAGCGTTCGATATAGGCATAAGGGACGCCTTCACTGTAGTCGGTGGATCGGGCGAAGGCGTCGTTGAGCAGATTGATGGCGTAATTGATCTTGATGGACACGTTTATTTTGTCGAGATGAAGTGGTGGAATACACCACTAGGCGTGCCGCAAATATCCGAACATTTGGTAAGGGTGTATCATCGTGCGGAAGGAAGAGCGTTAATTATATCTGCGAGTGATTTTACTGAACCAGCAATCAGCACTTGCCGGGATGCCCTTCAACAAAAAGTGATCGTGCTTTGTACTCTTGAAGAAATTGTATTGGCCTTAAATAAGGGTTCTGATTTCAAAAATGTGCTGAGAGAAAAAATCAGATCCGCAATTATAGATAAAAATCCATATTCAAGGATCG